One part of the Mesorhizobium sp. M4B.F.Ca.ET.058.02.1.1 genome encodes these proteins:
- a CDS encoding TauD/TfdA family dioxygenase produces the protein MRSLIDPPGFWLSSLTKRIPDSDVVPLTSRVGAEIRGVRLGGDLSDAAIAAINQLLLKHKVIFFRGQEHLDDAEQELFARRLGNLVPHPTQGPAAGTASILNLDSGRGGGRADQWHTDVTFVDAYPKFSVLRGVVIPAAGGDTIWSNTHAAYENLPAPLKILADNLWAIHSNAYDYAAVRPRATAEEKKHFEEVFTSTIYETEHPVVRVHPETGEKSLLLGNFVQRLVGLSKSDSAKLYEVFQSYVTAPENTVRWRWQVGDVAIWDNRANQHYAVNDYGDQHRVVRRATVDGDVPIGVDGRRSITHVKAAKPAAKAA, from the coding sequence ATGCGATCCTTGATCGATCCGCCGGGATTTTGGCTTTCGAGCTTGACGAAGAGAATTCCTGACTCCGACGTTGTACCGCTGACCAGCCGTGTTGGAGCTGAAATCAGAGGAGTTCGCCTTGGTGGAGACCTTTCGGACGCAGCGATAGCAGCCATCAACCAGCTTCTTCTAAAACACAAGGTGATCTTCTTCCGCGGCCAGGAGCATCTCGACGATGCGGAGCAGGAATTGTTCGCGCGGCGTCTGGGTAACCTTGTACCTCATCCCACGCAGGGGCCGGCAGCCGGCACGGCCTCAATCCTCAATCTCGATTCCGGCCGTGGCGGTGGCAGGGCAGACCAGTGGCATACCGATGTGACTTTCGTCGATGCCTATCCGAAATTCTCGGTCCTACGTGGCGTCGTCATTCCGGCGGCGGGGGGCGACACGATCTGGTCCAACACGCACGCCGCGTACGAGAATCTGCCGGCGCCGCTCAAAATATTGGCGGACAATCTGTGGGCTATTCATAGCAATGCCTACGACTACGCAGCCGTGCGCCCGCGCGCCACAGCCGAAGAGAAGAAGCACTTCGAGGAAGTTTTCACATCGACGATCTACGAGACCGAGCATCCGGTCGTGCGCGTCCATCCGGAAACCGGGGAGAAGTCGCTGCTGCTCGGCAATTTCGTGCAGCGCCTCGTCGGCCTTTCCAAGAGCGATTCCGCCAAACTCTACGAGGTGTTCCAGTCCTACGTCACTGCCCCGGAAAATACCGTGCGGTGGCGCTGGCAAGTAGGCGACGTCGCTATCTGGGACAACCGTGCTAACCAGCATTATGCGGTCAACGACTATGGCGACCAGCACCGGGTTGTGCGTCGCGCTACGGTTGACGGTGACGTTCCGATCGGCGTCGACGGTCGCCGCAGTATAACCCATGTCAAGGCAGCCAAGCCGGCGGCGAAGGCAGCCTGA
- a CDS encoding class I SAM-dependent methyltransferase — protein MSEANQEKLDAFLGKMVGDLGAIATGAGVLLGDRLGLFKALREGGKMTAAELSTRTGTQERLVREWLSGQAAAGYVDYDEASDKFYLNAEQELVFADEDSPAFMAGAFEFLSALWLDEEKVRQAFQSGKGVGWHDHSACLFRGTERFFRPGYNANLIDSWLPALEGVVEKLERGVDVADVGCGHGASTVLMAQAFPNSRFVGFDYHAPSIERARKAAEVAGVGVNTRFDVAAAKSYPGTYDLVTFFDCLHDMGDPTGAATHVHGSLKPDGTWMIVEPFAHDHLAANLNPVGRVYYAASTFVCTPASVSQEVGLALGAQAGEARLRKVVTGGGFKRLRRAAETPFNMVLEARP, from the coding sequence ATGTCTGAAGCGAATCAGGAAAAGTTGGACGCATTCTTGGGGAAAATGGTCGGCGATCTCGGTGCGATCGCAACGGGCGCGGGAGTCCTGCTGGGGGACAGACTCGGCCTGTTTAAGGCATTGCGCGAAGGCGGCAAGATGACGGCCGCCGAACTTTCGACACGCACCGGCACCCAGGAACGCCTCGTAAGGGAATGGCTTTCCGGGCAGGCGGCGGCGGGTTACGTCGACTACGATGAAGCGAGCGACAAATTCTATCTCAACGCCGAGCAAGAGCTGGTGTTCGCTGATGAAGACAGCCCGGCCTTCATGGCAGGCGCATTCGAGTTCCTGTCCGCGCTGTGGCTCGATGAAGAAAAGGTGAGGCAGGCATTCCAGTCCGGCAAGGGCGTCGGGTGGCACGATCATAGCGCGTGTCTGTTTCGCGGTACGGAACGGTTCTTCCGTCCAGGCTACAATGCCAATCTGATCGACTCCTGGCTGCCGGCCTTGGAGGGCGTCGTCGAGAAGCTCGAACGCGGCGTGGACGTCGCGGATGTTGGATGCGGTCATGGTGCATCGACCGTGCTCATGGCACAGGCCTTCCCCAATTCGCGCTTCGTCGGCTTCGACTATCATGCCCCCTCGATTGAGCGCGCCCGCAAGGCGGCCGAGGTAGCCGGCGTCGGCGTTAACACGCGGTTCGACGTGGCGGCCGCCAAGAGCTATCCCGGAACGTATGACCTCGTCACATTCTTCGATTGCCTTCACGACATGGGCGACCCGACGGGCGCCGCCACCCATGTCCACGGATCGCTCAAGCCGGACGGCACGTGGATGATCGTCGAGCCGTTCGCGCATGATCATCTGGCGGCGAACCTCAATCCCGTCGGCCGCGTTTACTATGCCGCTTCCACTTTCGTGTGCACGCCCGCATCCGTGTCGCAGGAAGTCGGGCTCGCGCTTGGAGCCCAGGCCGGTGAGGCGAGGCTGCGCAAGGTTGTGACCGGCGGCGGCTTCAAGCGATTGCGTCGCGCCGCGGAGACACCGTTCAACATGGTGCTGGAGGCCCGCCCTTAG
- a CDS encoding beta-ketoacyl-[acyl-carrier-protein] synthase family protein: MDRRVVITGVGGLCGLGTDAASMWKEMREGRSAIGPIANSELHDLEGMTGAEIKALPQHDINRGHLISMDRFSLLAVLAAREAMRQAGLSWDEGNAHRFGATVGVGFTGSYATEQTYRSLLLGSAIRAELFTGVKVMPSAASVHLSLSLGLRGPVFGVTSACASANHAIASAVDQIKLGRADVMVSGGSDAPFAWGVLKAWEAMRVLSPDTCRPFSADRKGLVLGEGAGMAVLESYEHATRRGATILAEIAGVGLSADAFHIAAPSVEGPASAMRACLADAGLNAEDVDYLNAHGTGTKSNDQTETAAIKRVFGNHAYLMSISSTKSTHAHCLGAASALEMIACVMAIQEDVVPPTANYREPDPACDLDITPNVPRERKVRVAMSNAFAMGGTNAVLAFRQV; this comes from the coding sequence ATGGACAGGCGCGTCGTTATCACCGGAGTGGGCGGCCTGTGCGGACTGGGCACCGACGCCGCCTCTATGTGGAAAGAGATGCGCGAAGGCCGCTCCGCCATCGGCCCGATCGCCAATTCCGAGCTTCATGACCTGGAGGGCATGACCGGCGCTGAGATCAAGGCGCTGCCCCAGCACGACATCAACCGGGGGCATCTCATCTCCATGGACCGCTTCAGCTTGCTCGCCGTGCTTGCAGCGCGCGAAGCCATGCGGCAGGCCGGACTTTCCTGGGACGAGGGGAATGCCCATCGCTTCGGCGCGACAGTGGGCGTCGGATTTACCGGTTCATACGCAACAGAACAAACTTACCGCTCACTGCTTTTGGGTAGCGCAATCCGTGCTGAACTCTTCACTGGAGTAAAGGTGATGCCCAGCGCCGCTTCCGTCCATCTTAGCTTGAGCCTCGGCTTGCGCGGGCCGGTCTTCGGGGTGACCTCCGCATGTGCCTCGGCCAACCATGCGATCGCCTCGGCGGTGGACCAGATCAAGCTGGGCCGGGCCGACGTAATGGTTTCCGGAGGCAGCGACGCACCCTTCGCATGGGGCGTGCTGAAAGCATGGGAAGCAATGCGCGTGCTTTCACCCGATACCTGCCGGCCCTTCTCCGCCGATAGGAAGGGCCTGGTGCTGGGCGAGGGTGCGGGCATGGCCGTGCTGGAAAGCTACGAGCATGCCACGAGGCGTGGTGCCACAATTCTTGCCGAGATCGCCGGCGTCGGCCTTTCCGCCGATGCCTTCCACATTGCCGCGCCATCTGTCGAGGGGCCAGCGTCGGCGATGCGCGCCTGCCTTGCCGATGCCGGGCTGAATGCCGAGGACGTCGACTACCTCAACGCGCACGGCACCGGTACCAAAAGCAATGATCAGACTGAAACGGCGGCGATCAAGCGTGTGTTTGGAAACCACGCTTATTTGATGTCCATCTCTTCCACCAAGTCCACGCACGCGCATTGCCTCGGCGCAGCGAGCGCGCTTGAAATGATCGCCTGCGTGATGGCAATCCAAGAGGACGTCGTGCCGCCGACCGCCAACTATCGCGAGCCAGATCCCGCTTGCGACCTCGACATCACACCCAATGTGCCGCGCGAGCGCAAGGTGCGCGTCGCCATGAGCAACGCCTTCGCCATGGGCGGTACGAACGCAGTTCTGGCATTCAGGCAGGTGTAG
- a CDS encoding extracellular solute-binding protein, whose translation MIKKCAAPSFANDNWNQVVDGISSGRTAMTIDSKMFGFWNDVAGKPASGKIAFAPPLHAPSATSLDSDIWIWALAMNAASEKKGTAWLFIPWATSKQVALKGALAGQLVNPPRTSTWQDDT comes from the coding sequence ATGATCAAGAAGTGCGCGGCTCCTTCCTTCGCCAATGATAACTGGAACCAGGTCGTGGACGGCATCTCGTCCGGCCGCACCGCGATGACGATCGACTCAAAAATGTTCGGCTTCTGGAACGATGTTGCGGGGAAGCCGGCATCCGGCAAGATCGCCTTCGCTCCGCCGCTGCACGCACCGAGCGCCACGAGCTTGGATTCTGACATCTGGATCTGGGCTCTCGCCATGAACGCGGCTTCCGAAAAGAAGGGCACGGCCTGGCTGTTCATCCCGTGGGCCACCTCCAAGCAGGTGGCGCTCAAGGGTGCCCTTGCTGGCCAGCTCGTCAATCCGCCGCGCACGTCGACCTGGCAGGACGATACCTAG
- a CDS encoding acyl carrier protein: MADQFATDVIALIKKRAESESGEGMPASFVGEITIATELDALGFDSLGLADVLWDVEQAYGIKIDMNTADAWSNLKNVGDVVEAVRGLLAKEA; this comes from the coding sequence ATGGCCGATCAATTCGCAACGGACGTCATTGCCCTGATCAAGAAACGCGCCGAGTCGGAGAGCGGTGAGGGAATGCCTGCGTCATTCGTCGGCGAGATAACAATCGCCACGGAACTGGACGCGCTCGGGTTTGATTCGCTGGGTTTGGCGGACGTCCTCTGGGATGTGGAGCAGGCCTACGGCATCAAGATCGACATGAACACGGCCGATGCCTGGTCCAATCTCAAGAATGTCGGCGACGTCGTGGAAGCCGTCCGCGGCTTGCTTGCGAAGGAGGCTTGA
- the nodC gene encoding chitooligosaccharide synthase NodC, with product MDLLTTASTVAVSSYAVLSTVYRGMQAVYSQPENVTPPSESLFGSDRWPSVDVIIPCYNEDPRTLAACLASIANQDYAGTFQVYLVDDGSGNRNAVIPVHHAYEGDPRFNFILLRENVGKRKAQIAAIRRSSGDFVLSVDSDTTLASDVITKLAVKMRDSMVGAAMGQLTAYNRSDTWLTRLIDMEYWLACNEERAAQGRFGAVMCCCGPCAMYRRSCLLSLLDQYETQLFRGKPSDFGEDRHLTILMLKAGFRTEYVPGAVAATVVPDKMGPYLRQQLRWARSTFRDTMLARGLLRGLDRYLTLDVMGENLGPLLLGIAVVTALGELLFSHTVNWWTVLAIVTMTIIRSTVLSFRTRQLRFIGYSMHALIRIFLLIPLKAYALCTLSNSDWLSRKSVPLPNRSTKEITSAMPLAGANAAGNSGIAESLHTADLSLTAGEV from the coding sequence ATGGACCTTCTCACCACAGCCAGTACTGTTGCCGTTTCGTCTTATGCGGTGCTCTCGACTGTTTACAGAGGCATGCAAGCGGTCTACTCCCAACCGGAAAATGTTACGCCGCCGTCGGAAAGCTTGTTCGGATCCGACCGTTGGCCGAGCGTGGATGTCATTATCCCCTGCTACAATGAGGACCCGCGCACACTCGCGGCGTGTTTAGCTTCCATTGCAAATCAAGATTACGCCGGAACATTTCAGGTCTATCTGGTTGACGACGGTTCTGGAAATCGTAATGCCGTCATCCCGGTACATCACGCCTACGAGGGCGACCCGAGATTCAATTTCATTCTGCTCCGCGAGAATGTTGGCAAACGCAAGGCGCAGATCGCCGCCATCCGCCGCTCATCTGGAGATTTCGTGCTCAGCGTCGACTCTGACACGACACTTGCGTCCGACGTCATCACAAAGCTTGCAGTAAAAATGCGGGATTCCATGGTCGGAGCGGCCATGGGCCAGCTGACGGCATACAACCGCAGCGACACTTGGTTGACCCGATTGATCGATATGGAATACTGGCTGGCTTGCAATGAGGAGCGCGCGGCGCAAGGTCGCTTTGGTGCGGTCATGTGCTGCTGCGGCCCATGTGCAATGTACCGCCGGTCTTGTCTCCTTTCTCTGCTGGATCAATACGAGACGCAGCTGTTCAGGGGGAAACCAAGCGACTTCGGTGAAGACCGTCATCTTACGATCCTCATGCTGAAAGCAGGCTTTCGAACCGAGTACGTTCCAGGTGCCGTCGCGGCGACAGTCGTTCCGGACAAGATGGGACCTTATTTGCGCCAACAACTCCGCTGGGCACGAAGCACCTTCCGGGACACGATGCTTGCGCGAGGTCTACTGCGTGGCCTGGATCGCTATCTAACTTTGGATGTGATGGGAGAGAATCTCGGCCCATTGTTGCTCGGCATCGCGGTAGTAACGGCGCTCGGTGAGCTACTATTTTCACATACAGTAAATTGGTGGACGGTGCTGGCTATTGTCACGATGACCATAATCAGATCTACGGTGTTATCTTTCCGCACTCGGCAGCTTCGATTCATCGGCTATTCAATGCACGCGTTAATCAGGATATTCCTGTTGATCCCCTTGAAGGCTTACGCCCTGTGTACATTGAGCAATAGCGATTGGCTGTCGCGTAAAAGTGTTCCCCTGCCCAACAGGAGCACAAAGGAAATCACAAGCGCGATGCCGCTTGCCGGAGCAAATGCTGCGGGCAATTCTGGAATTGCGGAGTCACTTCATACTGCAGATCTTTCGCTCACAGCTGGTGAAGTCTGA
- a CDS encoding NodA family N-acyltransferase yields the protein MRPNVDWKLCWENELQLADHVELSDFFRKTYGRTGAFNAEPFEGGRSWAGARPEFRAIGYDAHGVAAHIGMLRRFIKVGEVDLIVAELGLYAVRPDLEGLGIGFSMRVAYPVLHQLGVPFAFGTVRHALRNHVERFCRAGLANIVSGVRVRSTRPDVHPDLPPTRLEDVLVLVSPIGRSMDEWPSGTLIDRNGPEL from the coding sequence ATGCGCCCGAATGTCGATTGGAAGTTGTGCTGGGAAAATGAGCTGCAACTGGCCGACCATGTCGAACTCTCCGACTTTTTTCGAAAGACCTATGGACGGACTGGCGCCTTCAACGCGGAGCCATTCGAAGGCGGCCGCAGTTGGGCCGGCGCGAGGCCGGAATTCCGCGCAATCGGCTACGACGCGCATGGGGTAGCGGCTCACATCGGCATGCTGCGGCGCTTCATCAAAGTTGGCGAGGTCGACTTGATCGTCGCTGAATTGGGCCTGTACGCGGTTCGTCCGGATCTTGAAGGGCTCGGAATCGGTTTTTCGATGCGCGTGGCGTACCCAGTGCTCCATCAGTTGGGTGTTCCATTCGCTTTCGGCACGGTTCGGCACGCGCTGCGAAACCATGTCGAAAGATTCTGCAGAGCCGGCCTCGCGAACATTGTGTCGGGCGTTCGCGTACGATCGACCCGTCCAGATGTGCATCCCGACCTGCCGCCCACGCGCCTGGAAGACGTACTCGTGTTGGTTTCGCCGATCGGACGCTCGATGGACGAGTGGCCGTCCGGTACCCTGATCGACCGGAACGGTCCGGAACTATGA
- the nodB gene encoding chitooligosaccharide deacetylase NodB: MKPLDYICEGQSDNADGTAERSVYLTFDDGPNSFFTPQILNVLAQHQVTATFFVVGAYAADEPELVRRIITDGHGIANHTMTHPDLAKCGSVEVDCQIVEANRVIGMACPQAMVRYFRAPYGIWTEEVIAASAGAALAPVHWSIDPRDWSRPGVDAIVDRVLADIRPGAIVLLHDGCAPDELQPGNQASLRDQTVTALSRLIPELHGRGFVIRSLPQHP; encoded by the coding sequence ATGAAGCCTCTGGACTACATATGCGAAGGGCAGAGTGACAATGCCGATGGCACTGCAGAGCGCAGCGTCTATCTGACGTTTGACGATGGTCCCAATTCATTTTTCACACCGCAGATACTCAATGTGCTGGCGCAACATCAGGTGACGGCGACCTTCTTCGTTGTTGGGGCCTACGCGGCCGACGAGCCGGAACTCGTTCGCCGAATTATTACAGACGGGCACGGTATAGCCAACCACACGATGACTCATCCGGACCTGGCCAAATGCGGGTCCGTCGAAGTCGACTGCCAGATAGTTGAGGCAAACAGAGTCATAGGGATGGCTTGCCCGCAGGCCATGGTTCGGTACTTTCGTGCACCGTATGGCATCTGGACCGAAGAAGTAATCGCTGCATCAGCGGGTGCGGCATTGGCGCCCGTCCATTGGTCCATTGATCCACGCGACTGGTCTCGCCCCGGCGTTGACGCCATCGTCGACAGAGTGCTCGCCGATATCCGGCCGGGCGCAATCGTGCTGTTGCACGACGGGTGCGCTCCCGACGAATTGCAACCAGGCAATCAAGCCAGTCTGCGCGACCAGACGGTGACAGCGTTGTCACGCCTAATTCCAGAATTGCACGGCCGCGGATTTGTAATCCGATCACTTCCTCAACACCCCTGA
- the nodI gene encoding nodulation factor ABC transporter ATP-binding protein NodI: MSNVAIDLTGVTKLFGNKLVVDGLSFTVASGECFGLLGPNGAGKSTIARMLLGMTRPDAGDITVLGLPVPARSRLARKGIGVVPQFDNLDLEFTVRENLLVFGRYFGMSTREINAVIPRLLEFARLESKADSRVGLLSGGMKRRLTLARALINDPQLLVMDEPTTGLDPHARHLIWERLRFLLASGKTIILTTHFMEEAERLCDRLCVLERGRKIAEGSPHALIDEYIGCNVIEIFGGNPQELISLIRPYVQRVEVSGETLFCYAPEPEDVRIQLRGRAGLRILERPPSLEDVFLRLTGREMEK, translated from the coding sequence ATGTCCAATGTAGCAATCGACCTTACCGGCGTAACCAAATTATTCGGAAACAAGCTCGTTGTGGACGGGCTGTCCTTCACCGTTGCATCGGGAGAGTGCTTCGGTCTGCTGGGGCCGAACGGCGCAGGCAAGAGCACGATTGCGCGTATGCTCCTCGGTATGACCCGGCCTGACGCGGGTGATATAACAGTCCTCGGTCTACCAGTGCCGGCACGCAGCCGCTTGGCCCGCAAGGGCATAGGCGTGGTCCCGCAGTTCGACAATCTCGACCTGGAATTTACGGTACGCGAGAACCTGTTGGTGTTCGGGCGCTACTTCGGCATGAGTACAAGAGAGATCAACGCCGTCATCCCACGGCTCCTCGAGTTCGCTCGCCTTGAGAGCAAGGCGGATTCACGTGTCGGCCTGCTATCCGGCGGGATGAAGCGGCGCCTGACGCTGGCACGTGCTCTGATCAACGACCCCCAGTTGCTTGTGATGGATGAGCCCACGACCGGCCTCGACCCGCATGCCCGCCATCTGATCTGGGAGCGACTTCGTTTCCTGCTGGCGAGCGGAAAAACGATCATTTTGACCACCCATTTCATGGAAGAGGCTGAGCGGCTTTGTGATCGGCTGTGTGTTCTCGAGCGGGGACGCAAGATCGCCGAGGGCAGTCCTCATGCGCTGATCGACGAGTACATTGGGTGCAACGTGATCGAGATCTTCGGCGGCAATCCACAGGAGCTGATTTCGCTGATCAGACCGTACGTTCAGCGTGTCGAGGTAAGCGGCGAGACGCTCTTTTGCTATGCGCCTGAGCCGGAGGATGTGCGCATCCAGCTTCGCGGTCGAGCGGGTCTGCGTATTCTAGAGCGTCCACCCAGTCTGGAGGACGTTTTCTTGAGGTTAACCGGACGTGAGATGGAGAAGTGA
- a CDS encoding glutamate synthase subunit beta, which yields MGKVTGFLEIDRQVHKYQPASDRIRHFREFTLPMSDKEVEKQAARCMDCGIPFCHGPTGCPIHNQIPDWNDLVYNGDWDNAIRNLHSTNNFPEFTGRICPAPCEEACTLNLEDIPVAIKTVEQAIADKAYETGHIRPYPPEKKTGKRVAVIGSGPAGMSAAQQLGRAGHDVHVYERESRPGGLMRYGIPDFKIEKHYIDRRIEQMQGEGVTFHCGVNVGVDKPVAELLAEHDAVLYCGGSETPRAAGIPGDDLGGVHDAMPYLVQQNRRVGGEPIQSVAWPSHPILAGGQHVVVVGGGDTASDCVGTAFRQGAVRVTQLDIRPQPPEKEDKLSVWPYWATKMRTSSSQAEGAEREFQVATLEFIGEDGQLTGVKCCEVDEKRKPIAGSEFVIRADLAFIAIGFAGPAARGPVSELAGQMKIAIDSRRSKNVEANDRDYRTSVEKLYAAGDVRRGQSLVVWAIREGRQAARAIDEALMGSSVLPR from the coding sequence ATGGGCAAGGTAACAGGCTTTCTCGAAATCGACCGGCAGGTGCACAAGTACCAGCCGGCCTCCGACCGCATCCGGCATTTCCGTGAATTCACGCTGCCGATGTCGGACAAGGAGGTCGAGAAACAGGCCGCGCGCTGCATGGATTGCGGCATTCCGTTCTGCCACGGGCCAACGGGCTGTCCCATCCACAACCAGATCCCGGACTGGAACGACCTCGTCTACAATGGCGACTGGGACAATGCGATCCGCAACCTGCATTCGACCAACAATTTCCCGGAATTCACCGGCCGCATCTGCCCCGCACCTTGCGAGGAAGCCTGCACGCTGAACCTCGAGGACATTCCCGTCGCCATCAAGACGGTCGAGCAGGCGATCGCCGACAAGGCTTACGAGACCGGCCATATCAGGCCCTATCCGCCGGAGAAGAAGACCGGCAAGCGCGTCGCCGTCATCGGCTCCGGCCCGGCCGGCATGTCGGCTGCCCAGCAGCTCGGCCGCGCCGGCCACGACGTCCATGTCTATGAGCGCGAGAGCCGGCCCGGCGGGCTGATGCGTTACGGCATTCCCGACTTCAAGATCGAGAAGCACTATATCGACCGGCGCATCGAGCAGATGCAGGGCGAGGGCGTCACCTTCCATTGCGGCGTCAATGTCGGCGTCGACAAGCCGGTTGCCGAGCTGCTCGCCGAACATGACGCGGTGCTTTATTGCGGCGGTTCCGAAACGCCGCGCGCGGCCGGCATTCCCGGCGACGATCTCGGCGGCGTGCATGACGCGATGCCCTATCTGGTGCAGCAGAACAGGCGTGTCGGCGGCGAACCGATCCAGTCGGTGGCGTGGCCGTCGCATCCGATCCTCGCCGGCGGCCAGCATGTGGTCGTCGTCGGCGGCGGCGATACCGCGTCCGACTGCGTCGGCACCGCCTTCCGCCAGGGCGCGGTCCGCGTCACCCAGCTCGACATCCGTCCGCAGCCGCCGGAAAAGGAAGACAAGCTTTCGGTCTGGCCCTACTGGGCGACCAAGATGCGCACCTCGTCCTCGCAGGCCGAAGGCGCCGAGCGCGAGTTTCAGGTGGCGACGCTCGAGTTCATCGGCGAAGACGGCCAGCTGACCGGGGTCAAATGCTGCGAGGTCGACGAAAAGCGCAAGCCGATCGCCGGCAGCGAATTCGTCATTCGTGCCGATCTCGCGTTCATCGCCATCGGCTTTGCCGGGCCAGCCGCTCGCGGGCCGGTGTCGGAACTGGCCGGCCAGATGAAGATCGCCATTGACAGCCGCCGCTCGAAGAATGTCGAGGCCAATGACCGGGACTACAGGACCAGCGTCGAAAAGCTCTATGCGGCGGGCGACGTGCGGCGCGGCCAGTCGCTGGTCGTCTGGGCGATCCGCGAGGGCCGCCAGGCGGCGCGCGCCATCGATGAGGCGCTGATGGGATCGAGCGTGCTGCCGCGCTGA